In Streptomyces sp. NBC_00569, a single genomic region encodes these proteins:
- a CDS encoding sensor histidine kinase: MDVKHILVPGLGRRDVSAARTLREDALLAAAAAVAAVVIALTTSGNGRHPDALGWALLLAAHIPSVFRRRAPVRAFLGLVVCVAPYHALDYNHTAPMAVSMTALYTIAVTGRPLRTLFLGAGVLGIMLGVKFGEGMTEGTEALRISGWIVAFLLVGVIVRVHRQYVASVVERAERAERTREEEARRRVAEERLRVARDLHDLLAHSITLVGVQTSVAAHVLQADPDRLDRAAVAKALDDIAETCRTARGELRATLEVLRAGPDDSRGPLPGLDGLPDLAEAARTAGATVDLSVDNVEAPPAVGAAAYRIVQEALTNAVRHGGPGLTVRVGIRSRGDALHLRVADDGASPPSSPSPSSSAPEPDRPAGFGLVGMRERARSVGGTLDAGPRAQGGFEVAAVLPTGVAR, translated from the coding sequence GTGGACGTCAAACACATCCTGGTCCCGGGCCTCGGCCGGCGCGACGTCAGCGCCGCCCGGACCCTGCGCGAGGACGCTCTCCTGGCCGCCGCCGCGGCCGTCGCCGCCGTCGTGATCGCCCTGACGACGAGCGGCAACGGCCGTCACCCCGACGCGCTCGGCTGGGCCCTGCTTCTGGCCGCGCACATTCCGTCGGTGTTCAGGCGGCGGGCGCCGGTGCGGGCGTTCCTCGGCCTCGTCGTCTGCGTGGCGCCGTACCACGCGCTCGACTACAACCACACGGCGCCGATGGCCGTCTCCATGACCGCCCTCTACACGATCGCCGTGACGGGGCGCCCCCTGCGCACCCTGTTCCTCGGCGCCGGGGTCCTCGGCATCATGCTCGGCGTCAAGTTCGGCGAGGGCATGACCGAGGGCACCGAGGCGCTGCGGATCTCCGGCTGGATCGTCGCGTTCCTGCTGGTCGGCGTCATCGTCCGCGTCCACCGCCAGTACGTCGCCTCGGTCGTGGAGCGCGCCGAGCGGGCCGAACGCACCCGCGAGGAGGAGGCGCGGCGCCGGGTCGCGGAGGAGCGACTGCGCGTCGCCCGCGATCTGCACGACCTGCTCGCCCACAGCATCACCCTCGTCGGCGTCCAGACGTCGGTGGCCGCCCACGTCCTGCAGGCCGACCCGGACCGCCTGGACCGCGCCGCCGTGGCCAAGGCGCTCGACGACATCGCCGAGACCTGCCGTACGGCCCGCGGTGAACTGCGTGCCACCCTCGAAGTGCTGCGCGCCGGCCCCGACGACAGCCGCGGTCCGCTCCCCGGGCTCGACGGGCTGCCCGACCTCGCCGAGGCCGCCCGCACCGCCGGTGCCACCGTCGACCTGTCCGTCGACAACGTGGAGGCGCCGCCCGCCGTGGGCGCCGCGGCCTACCGCATCGTCCAGGAAGCACTCACGAACGCCGTCCGGCACGGCGGCCCCGGACTCACCGTGCGCGTCGGCATCCGCAGCCGGGGCGACGCCCTCCACCTGCGCGTCGCCGACGACGGCGCGTCACCGCCCTCGTCCCCCTCACCGTCCTCTTCCGCGCCCGAGCCCGACCGGCCCGCGGGCTTCGGCCTGGTCGGCATGCGCGAGCGGGCCCGCAGCGTGGGCGGCACCCTCGACGCCGGGCCGCGCGCCCAGGGCGGATTCGAGGTCGCGGCGGTCCTGCCGACCGGGGTGGCACGGTGA